Sequence from the Argentina anserina chromosome 7, drPotAnse1.1, whole genome shotgun sequence genome:
AGCCAATCAACGATTCTCTGAAAATATAACCAGCAATTTTAGTGCTCATATCACTTcaccaaaagaaaagagtTTAAACATCAGATTCGAAGTGTATCTAATACAGCAGACAGAATGAAAAAGGTATTAACTCCTGACCTTATCAAAATCATCACCACCCAAATGTGTATCTCCAGAAGTCGATAGCACTTCAAAGACTCCATCACCAACCTCCAGAACTATAATAGAAGAACACTTTGATAGTTAGTTAAAAGGTTTTACACCAACATGAACAAAGAACTAAAGGCAATAAATCCAAGTAACAGAAACCATTACCTGATACATCAAAGGTACCACCTCCAAGGTCAAACACCAAGATAGTTTCATTGTTCTTCCTTTCAAATCCATATGCTAACGAAGCAGCAGTAGGTTCATTTATGATCCTCAGAACTTCCAACCCAGCAATACGGCCAGCATCTTTAGTAGCAGTTCTTTGAGAATCATTAAAGTAAGCAGGCACAGTCACCACAGCTTTGGTTACTTTATCATTCAAAAACTTTGAAGCATCATCCACCAGCTTCCTCAAAACCTGATTCAGAGCATCAATTAGATTTACAGtaacaaaacaaacacaagCACTAATTTTCACATTAAACCAAATCCTTATCAACAAAATCACATAGTTGTATTCAACAAATATATGTAGACCAATGTTAAAAAACAAGTGATGCAAAATGGTTCATTATCACATCATAAAGGCCCTAGTAAATCATCTAGGATGCTACTAAACCATAAGACTACTAAACAATCCAACCAGCAACCCAAACAAGCGCATTTCCATGTAAAAATCTTATCTTTATTGAAAAAaagcaacaacaaaaattcaaCCTGAGCAGAGATTTCTTCAGCTGCAAACTGTTTCCCAATGGCAGGACAATCGAGCTTAACATTTCCATTCTCATCCCTGACAACTCTATACGAAACCTGCTTGGACTCTTCGTCAACCTCAGACATCTTCCTCCCGATGAACCTCTTGACCGAGAAGAAAGTATTCTCCGGGTTCACAACCGCCTGCCGCTTCGCAATCTGGCCCACCAGCCTGTCCCCGTTCTTCGTATACGCCACCACCGACGGCGTCGTCCTCTGCCCCTCCGCGTTCGTCACTATCGTCGGCTTCCCTCCCTCCATAGCCCCCACGGCCGAGTTCGTCGTCCCCAAATCGATCCCCACGACCTTCTCGTTCACTATCCGCAGCGGCCCGGCCCGGCGCGCGGCGCCGCTGCTCCTGAGGGAGACGAAGTTCCGCAGCGGCGCCGCTTGGCCGAGTCTCTGGCGGCCGAGGAACTGCGACTTTGGACAGGCGAAGTTGGGCGCCGCGGTTCCCAGGACGTTGATTTGAGCCGAGCACGCCATTGCTGAAGGGTTCGAGATTGGTAATTTAGGGTTTCGAGAGCGGTGGAAAAACCCTAACCCCTGAAAATTGAGAGAAgcgaagaagaaagaaagagattgGGTTTTTCTGAGAGACCAAAGTTGTGAGTCTCGAGTGTAGTAGATAAAGGGCTAGGGTTTTGGATTCTCTACTGTATACTCCGATCTGCCCTGGATTTGATCTTCGCAGGCCACGTCACCAACGATTCATCCAACGGCACATATCAAGAATTAaatgttaaaaaaattatatacaagAAGACGACGTCGTTTCTTGCTTCTGGTTTAGAGTTTATAAAGTTAAgatctgaagaagaagaagaggaggaggagcaaTGGCGACGACGGCGTGTTTTATCATCGTGAGCAGAAACGACATCCCGATTTACGAAGCTGAAGTGGGATCTACGGCCAAGGTAATCCTCTGTAGAATTTCTTATGATTGGTTATTGACACTATTCTTTATAcactgtttttggtttcttttttttctttttcaattccCTGAACTGGGTTTGATCATTTCTTCAGTTACCTGAATTGGGTTTGTTTATTTGTTGTATGATATTGCCAAAGTTCCGTGCTTTATTTTATGATGGGTGAATGTTGTACTGAGGTGAGGATTTGATTGGCAGAGAGAAGATGCTGCTCAGCTTCACCAGTTCATATTGCATGCAGCTCTGGATATTGTTCAGGACCTTGCTTGGACTACAAGTGCCATGTCAGTGGATTCTGTGTTTTTTGAATGGTTAAGTTGTTGCTGTTTGTTAGTCAAGATTTCATTGGTGGAATAATGGTGCAGGTACTTGAAAGCAGTGGACCGCTTTAACGATTTGGTGGTTTCCGCTTATGTTACAGCTGGTCATATccttcatatttttaaatctACTGCTTCTGCATTATGTTTTTCATGATTCCGCAGagttttatgtaatgttggtgtgtttttattttctaaaatgtCAGTAGATAGGATGGTATCGATAATGGTCCTCAGATCCTCAATTCATAGATCCTGTTGCTGTCTAGACTCTAGAGGGATGGGTGTTTTTCAGTTTGTATTTAGCGTTATTGTCTAGATTCTAGAGTAATATGTGTTTCTACATGTTTCTCAGTTGTATATGTGCTAGTTTGTGAATACCTCCTGTTTGATAGTTTCCTTGACTAGACACATATACACGAATTCACGACTTATGCTGCTTCATGACTCCTGTAATGATAGGTGTTATTTGAGTTTGTATATGTACTTACTTTGTCCCATGAACACATTTCTGTTTGATATTTCCCTTGACTAGACACACATGCTGCTTCATGACTCCTGTAATGATAGGTATTTTTCAGTTTGTATATGTACTACTTTGTCTCGTGCACACATTCCTGTTTGATATTCTCCTTGACTAGACACACATACACGACTTATGCTGCTTCATGACTCCCGTAACGATGATGGGATTAAGAGCTTTTTCCAGGAGGTTCATGAGCTTTATATCAAGGCAAGTTTCTCCTTACCTGCCCCCCTTCTAAAGTTCCACGTTACGCTaacattctttgtttttaAAGTATGATGGACATGTTCTTTATGCATATCTACATGTTTTCTACTATAATTTCTTATCTTGTAAAGCATATGATGTTATGAAATGCCGGTTATGTATGTCTGTTCATGTCATTCTGTAATTACAAAACTTTAGGTGTCAGATACCCATGTTTATATTAGTAGTACATATTAATTGTCTGATGAAATGTCCATTAAGCCCAAGAACCTATGTACTTAATGTGCACAGAATAATAACTAAATCAACTTGTTTCATTTATAAAGCATAGATGACACCTGTTCTGTGAAGATCAATTCAAGTTCAATGATCACTAGGAACTATAAATTGCATAGAAGGAATCTAAAATAACAGCAAACCCATATTAGTGAGTAATGATTGTCATAATACTGCCATGTCAAGGAAACATACCAGATGGTGATATCTTGGTTAAATGCCACTTCAAGTCCACGATTTCGCATACATCAGGACCCATATATCATCATCCTTTTGGAATTCTCACTACAAGATTTAGTCAAACCAGGAACACTCTTTGGCCATCTGATTACAGTGAGCACTCAACACGGAATAGTGATTGAATTTTACTGCAAGTTGGTTGTGGATTGGCTGCCCTAACTTTCTTGAACATAGGTTTCTCTTGATGAGAATTCTCCATTGGCTGATGATTTTATGTGGAAAGTCTACTATAGTTAATCTATGACAAGTGATAAACGAGAATTACAATTTTATATGTGCTTGATGATTGTGAGTTAACCCTTTGAGACACATATACGTAACACATAAGTTAATGTGTAAAGGGTATCTTTTGATCCCTTTTTCTTGCATTGTATGCTTTTATAAGACAAATCAAGAAATAATAGGGTATCATGCATCCTACTTTCCACCCAAAATATTTATCAAGTTACTTTTAAGATATCCTTCCTTGAGTCAGGAGTCTTCTTCTTAATGTACTCTACACGCTCAAGTTGGTATTGGTAATACCTAAAGCCACAATAAGAAAGTAAATATTAGATGCCAAAGAGTACTATTGTGATTCACATATCAGTACTATTGTATGAATTTTATTGTGTCCTTACTTTCCAGTTTCCACTATATGGTGGTACTGATTACTGACCAAAGTTTGTAAATTTGCAGACCCTCCTTAATCCGACCTATTTGCCAGGTTCTCGAATAACATCATCACATTTCGACACCAAAGTTCGAGCCCTTGCACGAAAATATCTGTAGCACTCATGCATCTTGGAAGCAGACAaccttttcattttattttagaaTGAGGTCGAAGGTATTCAGAAGTCTTTTCTCGCCATCTTTATCTTTCTCAGAAATTTTCCCTCATGATTGTAAACTGTCGATGGAGAAAATATTTCATTCGCCATATTTAGGGTGCGCTTGTAATACGTTTTGTGCTGTCAtacattatacatatatcaatgaTTGAGGCCGTGCTGTATATTTGTTATACCCAATAAAGTTAATTTCAAGATGCAACGGAAAAAAATTACTGAGGTAAAATCTCAATTGTGAGAACATATATCAAAAGCAGCTCACTTTGGTATGCAATTTTAGACAAATTGCATACAATCCATCACCAACATCCAGAACTGTAAACTGTAATAAGGAGAACAATTTGGTGATTAGCAATTTAACATCGGCAGAGATTACTATAGAAGCAGCATATCCCGCCAATGTCTGAGACATCAAAGGTTAAATGCCATCATACCAATGCCTCCCTAACAGTTCTGAGTTTATGAAGTGGTGATATAAAAGAGAGGGATTGCATCAACGACCTATCGCAACCTGCTCATGAAGAACTCTAGAGCAACATTAACCCTTCGAGTCCATTTTATCAGAATCATCAATTTCTATTTTCATTCAAATTCTATTTCTTGCACAGTTTATCATTAACCTGATGAGTTTTTCCAGTATAATAGCAATTCCTGATTTCTACACATTATTGACTGATTAATGTCAAGAATTAAACAGTCAATTTTATTGCAGAAATATCTATCGCCCAATCATGATCTTCAAAACTTGAAACACCAAATTAGTGGTTACAAAGTACACAATTTTAATCAGTTAGAAGACCCAGTGTGCTTCAATTCCTCGAGAACAATCAAAGAAGATAAGGGATGTAGGAGAACCTAACAGTGCCCAGTAACAAAAACTAGCTAATCCATCTAACGAAGCAAATTTGCTCCCCACCTTATTTCCCCACTTTCATCCCCACCCAACTATCTATGTGACACATGTCCCCTCTAACCTAACCACACTAACCATGACTActcttattaattttatttatattctgATTTTACCtaatcttttttccttttttttttctttaaacaaAACAATAAATCCTAGTATAATTAGGTTTAGGACTGTTGGCATAGACTTATTATGCCTATCCATAATCAGCGCAACTATTAACACACTTAGGCTCAAAAGCAGTCCAACCCCGCATTACGGACATGGAGCCAGTTATGCCAGCTGTGCAACGAGCCGCCCCGCAGCTCAAACAGACTACGGACGCGCCCGCACACACATCTCAAAGAGAGCTTCAGAGAACACCTCAACTGGACCAAGTCTCACATCGGAGGATGAGtgaatgatctacctcaaGTCAACTATtaaaggtcaaacccttgacctcataaggtaagtaATCTTTACCCTACACTGTTACTATGCCAAATTTATTATTCGCCTAACATAAGCATcgaagagttgaagaccacgacGAGCTATGTTATTTGTGACATGCAAGAGAGCAAGGAGCACGACGCATTCAGTGTACGAGTGGTGGAGTATAGTCACGGCGCAATATACGACATTAACAAGGACTCCTCGTATTCTGAGGAGCACTTGTGCAACTTTCCAATTCGTTGGAGTATCCAAGTCAAGTTCTGCAAATTAGAACGGAAGAAACAATGTTTGGGTTTCTGCCTTCTCCTCTTCCTCACAATCTTCCCTTTTGTTAGCTTGCATGAACAAGGTATGAACTCTAGATGCAGTACTTGGATTAATAGCCAGGGTTTCTGCCTTCGCCACCTATAGTTATTATATGAAAGTTTCTGTTGTCGTTTCTGTTTCCGTTTTTTGTTTGCTTCCATATTCATTGTATATGCATCTTTGACTTAATTATCAATTATGTATAAAGTATATATGCCATAAACTAGTACTTTGTAGCTCATTGTAACTATATCAAATATAGAACTGCACTGTATTATACTAATACATGCTCGATTATGACTCATCTTGTGGTTTCTTATGATATATTATGCAGAAATTgcttattatatattgagaaATATATAATAAGGGTGTCAGGtaacaaataaaaatcaagTAGATCGATAAGCCAAAAAGCAGTAACTTGGACAATTAGAAATTGCACGATGTGGCTTAAATTCTTACTCCACCATTGTTACTAACATGACTCATTTGAGACTTAATTTACTTGTCACTTTTTGCACTTCTAATCGACACTTACAGTTGCTCAAGGAAAGATTATGTTGCATTAACAGAACTAGAAATCTGTTGCACTATTGGAGATAGAATTGTAAGATCGGCCAATGTCATCATTGTCCCCCAAGAGAACTATGACTGACTTGGTGATATGCTTTGATGTCGTGCGTTATTTGTCTACATAACCTTGGTAAAGACTACATAAACCTTTCAAACATGCAGTTGATATTTTATCAGATGGCCGGTGCTGCCATGACCACAAGCTGGAGAAATGCCGCGGGCACTTGCCACCTGATGAACTGCAGTGTTACTGAGTTAGACTAGCTCATGCTCATCGTTGCTTATGTTAGTACTGTTGTTTAAGGGTCTCCTTTGTCTTATTTGCTCATCTAATGGGTTCAAGTACATACGTATTATATTTCAACCTTAGATTATAAAGGAAAATCGTATTAACATGAAGTTTTGAGGGTAGAAATGTTTGTTTTATTAACACCCGGGGTGGGGGGGACATTCATTGGGTTACAGCCAGACAGTTGACAGCCTTCTTCTGTAAGAAGCACATCCTGAAAGTTTCAATATCAATTGCTAACCATGATTTATTGGGAGTTTATGTAATAGCTGTAGAAATAGATTATTGTATAGCTAAATGACTAAATCTACTGAGTTCCTTAGTGATAAGTTTGTTCTTTACTAAAATATTAGTAACTTAATTTTCTAATATTCTGTTTTGTTCCTCTTGCAAAGGATTATGAAGCAGTTGATAACAGGAGACATTTTCGGTTTCTGTCAGCAGCATCCTATGGATTATTGAACATGTATGACTATTTCATCCAGAAATGATATGTTACTGGAATTTTACTTCGTAAGTTGTCAACACTGAGATCATATCGGTATATGCATTCAAAACTATTTATTCTTTCTATGACTTGCTAGATCAGTCATCAGAAGAGGAAGGAGATAAAGTTGACGTGCAGAAGCTGTTCGGGTAACTCTTCTTGGTCTGTGGGGGCTTAATTATGGACTGAGGAGAAAAATGCTTCCATGATTTATTGTATGCATCATTCATACTTGGTTGAATTAGATTACACCAGCCTCAATTTTAGGTGGAACTTATCCATTGTTAAGGTTGGTTATATTGCTATGATGCCTTCAAAAATATTTAGCACAAAATCTTACTAATTGAAGAGGTTGGGAAAGGAAAGAGGATTTAAATTTGGTTCCTCTCCTATGGGATTACCAGCGGAGAGGGGGCTAATAGAGTTTTCAAAAGTGCAGTTTGCTGTTTTCGCATGTAGTGACTAGTGAGCCGCTAAAACTGCCTAAAAGCTATGGGGATTGAAGCGTCTTTGAATTTCCAGTTCAAGCTCTGTTGGGGAAGCTACGCAGTTAAAAAGGCTTTGTATTATTTTTGGTATGTATTGTAGCATCCTTCAGATACATACATTGTGGCACATCAAGTCTACCAAATTCTCTCTGAAACAGACTCAAATTTGGGCGTTGTTCTTTCTGTGGTTTTGATATCTCGACAGATGCAATGGTGGACATGTTCTTGACAATTGATGGTTGCACATTCAGGTATGTAGACTATATCTTATCTTATGACTACTAAATTGCTACCATAATGCAGAATTGCATATTACAATAACTGGCTTTTATTGGACTCGGAGTTTTGCTTAATTTGTCATGGCAAACCTTTCAGACAATTTTTCCAAAAGGATCTAATAGGTATGCAAGAACAAAGCTCAGAATTTTGGTAGTTTGTAAATACACTACAGGTGTATGATATAGGACACATCTATTACTTACCTTTGATTGTTTCTTGATTACACTCGAATTACACTCGAACCTTTTGCAATCAATACTGTCACTGAGAAAATTCTGAGAAACAACTGTACCTCTGCCATTGTTTGATATCTAGTTTGCTTGATCTAACTCAAAATTATGCATctcatttaaaaacaaaaaataaatgctGATATGGAAATTGCATTTGATTGATATCCAAAATCAAGTACAACAATTGTTTGGATGGAAAAACAGGATTACACTTGGTGAAACAATTGAAGGGAGGCATCACTTAGTTACCTCCCTAATGGTTATGAGTTTATGACTAATTCTCATATTTCATTACAAGAATAAGGACTGAGAGAGAGGGCTCTCAAGTTGAGAGGCTACTTCTTTCAACTCCTGCCTAGTCAATAATCTAGTTGAGGGCTCAAAGTTTGAGCTGGTTTTGAATTGGTCCGTATGTTCAGATATTACTGAAAATTCGGTACTAACTGCCTCGACAGTTTTGTCTATGAAAACTGATCTTGGCATATAGTCCTTCATGCGGCATATAAATTCCAAATGGTCCCTTGCCTACAGAGGAATAAGATGGCATAGAATTCAATAGACTGGTCTAAACTTAACTAGTAGTCATCTGAAAGATTATGTAAGCTGTGAAACACAGGTTGAACCCTCATAAATTTGAATTGTAATTTAGgaaaacagaaaaatcattTCATGAGGTTATCCATGTGGTGATTAAAGAATAAACATTACATCAATGACCTACTGTTTATGAATAAAATTTCAACTGTCTGAGTCATTTAATGAGAATCATACATTTTTGTTGGTCTAATCATACTTTAATTCTTGCACAGTTTGTTCACTAACATGAGTTTATCTTGTACACTAGCAATTCCTAATACCTATACATTAATGCATGTCCAATGTTTTTAAAACCAGTCAATTCTACATTTCTACTGCAGAAGTGTCTCAAAGTTTAATAATCGAAGCTCAAAACACGACAGCAAATTACACTACTAAAATCTAATAACAAGGCACAAGCAAACAACTTACCAATCGGTATTCAGGAACCCGCTTTGGAAGCTTCAggtatgccatgttcttgaccTCATAGTCCCATAGAAAGGACGTATGGTGGATCCACCGGTTTTTAGTAATAGACTGAGCATTACCACCAAACTTGCGGTTACCAAATACATAATCTAGAATCAGATAAGACCAAGTATCTTGTCAGCAGATGCTTCAATGCCTCAAGAACAACCAGAGAATAAAACAGAAGTAACAGTATCTAGGAGCTTTAGCAACACAAACAAGTTTGTATTAAAGTAATGTCCCCAAGCATAAAGCTAAACCTGATGCTacataaaagataaaaatgaAGAACCTCAAAAGGTCTAAAGAAATGGAAGAATAGAGAAACAGATACAAGTTGCTGAACAAAACGAATTCCCAAATACATAGTCCCCTATATGTCTGAAGACCTTAATCATGaataaagcaaaagaagagTTTTTTACATACCATTTTCACGAAGGTGAAAATCGCCAAATATTTCGAACACTCTGCTGTATAATTGGCTACTCCATGACATTATAGGCCGCGGATACAGTTGCAAGCCAGGAACAGCATCCCTATTGCATATAAAAGTGACAAATATCGTGCCATGATCAACTGTAACTGTGCCACCTCCAGTAAACCTTTTAATGACAGGAACCTGATCTCGTAACACCAATTCAATATCAAGCAGCTCTGCAGGTTTTCTGCAACAGAACATAGAACCCTTTATAAATTCCAACACAATAAATAAAGGAAACACAACAAACTCAATTAACTTATGCACATTGCAGACCAattactccaattgcaattcACATAAGCAGAATGTataaactaaaataataatttggaACAATAAGAAGCTCAACTTACCCTGAAATACCCATGACAATATTAGGATTATTGGTCCCATCATTTACAATGCACCAATTATCAGACGAGGTGCGAAGCAGTTGCTCCTCTAACTCAAGCTGCTGTAAGATGGGAATTCCTTTCAATCTAATAAGCTTCATCAATGGAAGCCCAGCTTTTCTTGTTTGAGGTACACTCATCCTATAATTAAATAGGACAAATGAAACTAAGGTCATTATCTACAAAACCAGAACTACATTTACTCTACCAATTCATTATATTCATCCAGAAACTGAGCAATGCGCCTCCGGGAGTGCCTGCGCGTGGACCCACGCGCCACTAGTACACGACAACCAAAAAACAGGCCGGAAATTACCTCGAAGCAAAAGTTGGGTCCGATCTGAAGCTTTGATTCGTCCCAGACACGGTGTTTCGAGCTATGCCGTTAGGTGGGAATGATCAGCGGAGATAGAGTACAAAACCCAGGCGGTGGCGTAGAATGAAAAGGCCGGAAAACAGATTTCCGACCGGGTCAACCCGCCCGGCCTGCCAAGAGAGTAAGCTCCGGTTGCTTTTCTGGGCGAGGATTGATGGAAGGTGAGGTCGGACACCGACAGGGCGAGATCAGGCGGGCCGTATAGTACCGGTGTGGCTGCACGGGATGGTCCGAGTACGGGTGGTAGTCTCGGGTCGGGTCTGATACACGG
This genomic interval carries:
- the LOC126801998 gene encoding uncharacterized protein LOC126801998 isoform X1, whose product is MATTACFIIVSRNDIPIYEAEVGSTAKREDAAQLHQFILHAALDIVQDLAWTTSAMYLKAVDRFNDLVVSAYVTAGHTRLMLLHDSRNDDGIKSFFQEVHELYIKTLLNPTYLPGSRITSSHFDTKVRALARKYL
- the LOC126801998 gene encoding uncharacterized protein LOC126801998 isoform X2 — its product is MATTACFIIVSRNDIPIYEAEVGSTAKREDAAQLHQFILHAALDIVQDLAWTTSAMYLKAVDRFNDLVVSAYVTAGHTRLMLLHDSCNDRCYLSLYMYLLCPMNTFLFDISLD
- the LOC126801991 gene encoding uncharacterized protein LOC126801991 encodes the protein MSVPQTRKAGLPLMKLIRLKGIPILQQLELEEQLLRTSSDNWCIVNDGTNNPNIVMGISGKPAELLDIELVLRDQVPVIKRFTGGGTVTVDHGTIFVTFICNRDAVPGLQLYPRPIMSWSSQLYSRVFEIFGDFHLRENDYVFGNRKFGGNAQSITKNRWIHHTSFLWDYEVKNMAYLKLPKRVPEYRLARDHLEFICRMKDYMPRSVFIDKTVEAVSTEFSVISEHTDQFKTSSNFEPSTRLLTRQELKEVASQLESPLSQSLFL